A stretch of DNA from Kiritimatiellia bacterium:
CGTCCGCCTGGCGGAGGACATCGTCGCCACGCTCCACGCCGTGGAAGGCCCCGGCGAGATCAGCGTGCTGGTGCTGGATCGTAAACTGCTGGGCGAGGAGGCCTCGGCCCTGGCCCGGGCCATCCGCAAGCTGCGGCCGCGAACCGGGCTGGTTCTGCTGGCGGACGCCGATTCCGCGTGGGACCCGGCCCTGGGCATGGAAATCATCCGCGAGCCGGCGCCCCCCGGCGAGACCCTTTTGAAGGCCATGCTGCAGTCCACGGAAAAACTGAACCCGGCCCCCGGAATCTGATGCCGCGATGAATCCAGAAGATCCGACCGGTGCCGCGCCGCCCGCTGAACTCCTGTTTGGACTGGAAGACCGGCCGCCGTTCTGGATCGCGCTGTTCGCCGCCCTGCAACACCTGCTGGCCATCTTCGTGCCGATCATCACGCCGCCGCTGCTGATCTGCGGCGCGCTGAAATGCGACGTGCCCACCACGACGACCATCGTGGCCCTCTCGCTGTTCATTTCGGGCGTGTCGACCTGGATCCAGGTCCGGAGGATCGGTCCGCTGGGCTCGGGGCTGTTGAGCATCCAGGGCACCAGCTTTACGTTCGTCGGGGCGCTGATCGCGATCGGGCAGACCGGCGGGCTGCCGCTGATCTTCGGCGTGTGCCTCGCGGGCTCGCTCGTGGAGATGGTCATCAGCCGGTTCATCCCGCTCGTCCGCCGGCTCATCCCGCCGCTGGTCAGCGGGATCGTGGTGACGCTGATCGGGTTGAGCCTGGTCGGGGCGGGCGCGTTCAACTGCGCGGGCGGCGGCGCGGCGATGGCGGACGGAACGTTCGGCCAACTCCGGCACCTCGCACTGGCCGGGCTGGTGCTCACCGTGATCCTGGGTCTGAACCGCAGCCGAAACGCCCTCGTGCGCATGGGCTCGATCGTCGCGGGGCTGCTCGCCGGCTACGCGGTCGCCGCGCTGCTGGGCCGCGTGGATTTCCGGCCGATCGCGGAGCTCGACCGCGTGGTTCTGCCGATCCCCTTCCAGTACGGCCTGTCCTTCCGCTGGTCCGCCTTCATCCCCGTGGCGCTGCTCTACGTCGTCACGTCCATCGAGACCGTCGGCGACATCACGGCCACCTCGATCGTTTCCCGCCAGCCGATCGTGGGGCCGCTGTACGGGAAACGGCTGGCGGGCGGGATGCTGGGCGACGGGTTCAACTCCGCGCTCGCGTCGGCGTTCAACACGTTCCCGAACACCACGTTCAGCCAGAACAACGGCGTGATCCAGCTTACGGGCATTGCGAGCCGGGCCGTGGGCTACTGGATCGCCGGCCTGCTGATACTGCTGGGCCTCTCACCGCTGGTCTCGGGCGTGTTCGCCCTGATGCCCGAACCGGTGCTGGGCGGCGGGACGCTGCTGATGTTCGGCACCGTCGCGGCGGCCGGTATCCGGATCATCGCCCAGCAACCGCTGGACCGGCGCGCCCTCCTGATCCTCGCGGCGTCGCTGGGCACGGGCATGGGCGTGGTGCTGGCGCCGGACGTGCTCAAGGCCCTGCCGGAATGGGCCCGGCACATCTTCGCGTCCGGCGCGGTCACCGGCGGCCTGACGGCCGTGCTCTGCAACGCGCTGCTGCCGGACCGGGGAACTCCACAGAAACCTCTGTAGCGGCGGCTCTATGAGCCGCCCGGCGCGTCACGGACGCGCCGTCGACGGCGCCGATTCAACCGCTCGTTGAGCCGGCGGACGCCGCGGGAAGGCAGGGATAGGATTCGCCACACGGCGTGGACGCCGCGCCCCGGTTTCTTCAGCGCGCCCTTCCAGGGGAACAGCCGGTACAGGCCGGCGATGGCCAGGGATGAGACGGCCAGGAACCGGTTGCTCCACCGGCCGCGCCGGGTGTCCAGCCGGAAGTCGCCGCCCGGCCACTTGATGCGAATCACCCGGCCGAGTACAGCGGAGTACGGGATGGGATCATCGAAGCCCAGGACGGGATCGCCCTTGGTCACGAACTCGCGACCCGTGCCGGAGCGCCGCGCGCGCAGGACCCGGTGGCAGACCAGTTGCTCCCCCCGCTCGAACACAAGGATGTCGCCGAAGCGGATATCCCGCTCGGGCACGGCCCGGATGACGATGGCCTCGCCGGCGCGGATCGCGTGGCCCATGCTCAAGCCGGCGGTATGCAGCAGCACCTCGTTGCCTTCGGCCAGCAGCGCACGGGTTATGGCGCTGGAATCCATGCGGCCCCGCGGCGTGGGTTCAATCCTTCAGCCCGGCCAGGCATTCCAGCACGGACGCCTCGGGCACGAAGCCCAGTTCGTAGCACGGAACCCGCGTGGCGATCTCGGCGCACAGGCCCGTGGTGCGGTCGATGCCCTCCGCGTCCCAGAACGGCGGGAACGAGCGCGCGATCAGGTGCGCGGCCGCCTGGGCGGGCGGCCAACGGACCGCCCGGTTCTCCGGCGACTTCTTCAGAAAATAAATGCGGCGGAGCGGCAGCCCCAGGTTCTCGCAGACGTCCACCTCGCCGTGCCAGGGGGTCCCGAACATCCGGAAATCGTTGCCCACCTTCCGCAGGATGATCCGGTCGTCGCTCAAGACCTTCCAATCCGTCCCCTTCATCAGCACCTTCGACATCGTGCTCTTGCCGGCGCCGGACACGCCGACGAACAAGTTCCCGGTCGTCTCGTCGCCCGCGCCACAGGAATGGATGATCACGCCGTCGAAGGACGGGAGCGCGCTGATGAAGATCAGCTCTTCCAGCGGATAGGTCAACGGGAACTTCTGTTCGACCTCCCGCCGGCAGTACACCGTGCCGGACCGGAAGTCGGCCGAGAGCACCGCCCGGCGGTTTTCCGTGTACGGGGGCACCGTGTCGAAAAAGGAAAATACCCGCCGGTCGCCGGCCTTGAACAGCGACCAGTACGACGTGGAATCGAACAGCTTCTCCAGACCGTCCAGGGCGGGCCAAGGCCCGTCCACCGCCCTGAACTGCAGGTCCGGCTCGCCGTCCGACAGGAAATGCCGGTGGGCCGAACCGAACTCCATCGGCACGCCGCCCGGGCTTTTCTCCAGGCTGTAACGTATGCCGGCAATATCAAAAACGGCGTTCAGGGACATTGCTTTCTCCTCGCCATTCCACGTCAAAAAAGAAAAAGGCCCTTGCCCTCGCAAAGGCCTCTTTCCTGTGCTAGCCCAGCGTTAACGTCAGGATCCGATCGTCGAACACGGACCCACGGTGGACAGCATGATACAGCCGGTCGCCTGCGGCCCTCCGCTCGGGATGGTCTTGCACGCCTGCAGGACGGCTTCCGACGGAACCAGCTTGATCTTGCGGATGCTGGGCTTCTCGTAGTTTTTCTTCATGATCCCCCTGCCTTGGTTGCTGCTCACCTACTGTCAGGACTCGCAGCCTAAAATAGGCCCGTAATAGCGTCAATTAAAAAAACAAGCCTCCAATCACAATCCCTTGATGCCAAAAGCCCGGGCGCGAGCATGGGCAATCTGACACAAGTACTCCACCGGCTCTTCCGGATCGCCGCTGTGCAGGGAGGCCCAGCCCGGACACTGTCCGCACATGCTCCGGATCGCACAGGCTCCGCACTTGGTCACGCGGGCTTCCTTCTGGGCGAGGATCGACGGGAGGAAGGTGTAAAAGGCCTCGTGGAAATTCCCGTTGCGCAAGTCGTACTGCTGCTGGCGGGCGAACATGCAGAGCGACAGCTTGCCCTCCGGATCAATATGGAAGCTCCACTGGCCCGCGCCGCACTTGTACAACAGCCCGTTGTCGGCCGCGAAGGTGTATTTCCCGCAGAACTCTTCCCAGGATTTCATGCGCTCGGGGTCGTCCACATCCAGCGCGACGATCTCCTCCGGCGTCAACATCATGTCCTCGGGCGCGCGGGAGCCGGAGAGAGTAGGATTCAGCATCGGATCGAACCGGTAATTCAACCCGCGGGATTGCGCATACTCCCGGAGCCGGGGCAGGTCCTGGATGTTCTGCCGCATGATCATGGACTTGAGCTTCAGCGGGACCCCGCGCTGCTGCAGGAGTTCGATCCCCCGCAGGACCTTCTCGAAATGCTCCGCCCGCCCGGTCACCGCGCGGTAGGTTTCCGGGGAAAAGCCGTAGAGCGTCACCTCTACGACGAACGGCTTGAGGTCGCTTAACAGGCCCGCGATCCGGTCGGTCACCAGGCTGCCATTGGTGAAGAGGGTCGTGATCAGCCCCTTCTGCCGGCAGTAACTGTAGATGTCCTCGAAGTCGCGGTGCAGCAGCGGCTCGCCGCCGGTCAGCAGCATCCAGAGGCAGCCCTCGTCCGCCACCTGGTCCACCAGCCCGCGCATTTCTTCAAGAGACAGCTCGCGGCGCGGCGCCTCGTTGACGCAGTAGCAATGGATGCAGCGGAAATTGCAGGCGAAGGTCAGTTCGATCGAGCCGGACAACGGAAGGCGCTGGCGCAGCGACTGGTTGTGCACCCGCTCGCTGAAGTACTCGTAGCCGACCTCGGGGACCTTCGCGTCGCCCATGCTACGCTTCCCGGATCAGCTTCTCGGACTTCAGCTGCTCCACGAACTCGGCGATGTCCCGGTCGAGTTCCTCCGGCGTGACGTCGTACTGCTGCAGCAGGAGGTCGCGGATCTCGCCCAGGGTCTTCTGGCCGTCGAGCAGGTCCCAGATCTGGGCCGCCATGGGGTTGATGGAGTAGATGCTGTCGAGTTCCTCGGCCGACTTGCGCACGGGGACCAGGATAATCTCGTCCGCGATCTGCCGCCGCACCACGTCCCCCGTCTTCGCCATCCGAGCTTTTTCTATCGACATGCGCCTCTCCCCGGTTGAGTTGTTGCGGCGCATCATGCCGGACCTCCGCCGCTCGCTCAAGCCCGTAAACGACGCCATCCACGTCTCCTTACGGCCGGCTGGAGACCGGCCCTGCAACGGGCGGGGGCCGAATTCAGCCGGGCGCGGACCGCGCGCCCTTGTCGTACGGCGCGGGCTCCTCGCGGACGGCCCCGCGGGGCGGGCGCTGGTGCAGGCCGGCCTTCCGGCCGGCGCGGGACAGCTTGAGCCCCAGGTCCCGAAGTTCGCTGATCCGGTACACAACCCGCTCGGCGGGCGTCATGTCTTTATACGGCTTCATCCGTGCCGTTTCCTTTGATCTTCTCTATGTCGGCCTTGTCGAGCGCCGAATTGCGCGCGCGCTTCATCGCGATCAAGTCATCTCTACCGACCACTCGAAGGGTCAGATCCGCATACGCCACCGTGACCGAACGATCCAGGATGGCTTGGCCTTCAGGAGACTCCGGCACCATCACGTCCACCACCATCAGCTCCTCGGAATTCCTATCGGGCTTTATGAAACGCCAGAGAGTGATCTGGGTATCTTTGAAAGTCCAAGGCGCCGAGGAAGATTGGTACCCCATCGCTTTCAGAATGCCCGATGCTCGCTCCAGATCTTCGTGGCCCACAAGGATATCGATATCCTCTGTGTTCCTTAGGAAGCCGTGCAGTGCGACGGCTAAGGCCCCCGCCACGGCATACCGGACATGCTCCTCCGCGAAACGGCGAACGATGGCGTCGAACTCGAGGTACAAATGCATGGGGGTA
This window harbors:
- a CDS encoding radical SAM protein, which gives rise to MGDAKVPEVGYEYFSERVHNQSLRQRLPLSGSIELTFACNFRCIHCYCVNEAPRRELSLEEMRGLVDQVADEGCLWMLLTGGEPLLHRDFEDIYSYCRQKGLITTLFTNGSLVTDRIAGLLSDLKPFVVEVTLYGFSPETYRAVTGRAEHFEKVLRGIELLQQRGVPLKLKSMIMRQNIQDLPRLREYAQSRGLNYRFDPMLNPTLSGSRAPEDMMLTPEEIVALDVDDPERMKSWEEFCGKYTFAADNGLLYKCGAGQWSFHIDPEGKLSLCMFARQQQYDLRNGNFHEAFYTFLPSILAQKEARVTKCGACAIRSMCGQCPGWASLHSGDPEEPVEYLCQIAHARARAFGIKGL
- a CDS encoding purine permease → MNPEDPTGAAPPAELLFGLEDRPPFWIALFAALQHLLAIFVPIITPPLLICGALKCDVPTTTTIVALSLFISGVSTWIQVRRIGPLGSGLLSIQGTSFTFVGALIAIGQTGGLPLIFGVCLAGSLVEMVISRFIPLVRRLIPPLVSGIVVTLIGLSLVGAGAFNCAGGGAAMADGTFGQLRHLALAGLVLTVILGLNRSRNALVRMGSIVAGLLAGYAVAALLGRVDFRPIAELDRVVLPIPFQYGLSFRWSAFIPVALLYVVTSIETVGDITATSIVSRQPIVGPLYGKRLAGGMLGDGFNSALASAFNTFPNTTFSQNNGVIQLTGIASRAVGYWIAGLLILLGLSPLVSGVFALMPEPVLGGGTLLMFGTVAAAGIRIIAQQPLDRRALLILAASLGTGMGVVLAPDVLKALPEWARHIFASGAVTGGLTAVLCNALLPDRGTPQKPL
- a CDS encoding PqqD family protein → MSIEKARMAKTGDVVRRQIADEIILVPVRKSAEELDSIYSINPMAAQIWDLLDGQKTLGEIRDLLLQQYDVTPEELDRDIAEFVEQLKSEKLIREA
- a CDS encoding nucleotidyltransferase family protein, whose amino-acid sequence is MHLYLEFDAIVRRFAEEHVRYAVAGALAVALHGFLRNTEDIDILVGHEDLERASGILKAMGYQSSSAPWTFKDTQITLWRFIKPDRNSEELMVVDVMVPESPEGQAILDRSVTVAYADLTLRVVGRDDLIAMKRARNSALDKADIEKIKGNGTDEAV